From the genome of Bacillus sp. V2I10:
TTTCTTATTTAACACGGCATAAATGCCCGCCACTACCACTGAGAAACTTACACGAAAATAAGGAAGATCAAAACCCTGTTTTATAATATGCAGTTAGAAGAGATGGCGTTATGCCATCTCTTACTAAAAAAGTAAAGGAGTTCTATCTATGGCACAAGCAATTATTCAACAACCACCTACACAGAAAGCTTCTTCAAACGAAAATCAGTCCACATCTTCAGCAATAAGCCAAGAACAAATAGAAGTGCTTAATCAATTATTAAAACCGGAAGTACAGGAGTCTTTGACCGTCCTTGTGGAGAATCTGCCGAAATTAGCAGAAATGGTTCCATATCTGACCAAATCATATGATGTAGCACAATCTATTATGACAGATCGCGTGCTGATTAATGATTTGGTGGATGGTATGCAGGAATTCATAAAACCGCTGGAAGGAAAAATAAAGGAGTACGCATCAATAGCTATTGAAGCAAATGATCGGGCCCAGGCAAATCAGGAAACAACTATTGGTTTGTTTGGTTTATTGCGAATGCTAAAAGATCCTCAGATGCAAAAAGTATTCCGATTTGTACAGGCATACTTAGATTTAAAATCTGAGAAACAATAAATATTTCTGATGATATAAAGCAACGAATGGAGGAAGATTATGGCTAAAAATATTTTAATTTTGGGTGGGGGTTATGGGGGGTTGCTAAGTGCCTTGACAGCACGAAAACATTTAGGAACTGATGAGGTCTCCATTACGCTTGTCAACCGCTTTCCAACCCATCAAATTATTACGGAATTACACCGTCTGGCTGCAGGGAATTTGTCTGAAAAAGCAGTAGCATTGCCACTAGAAAAAATACTGCGCGGTAAAAACATTGACTTAATGATTGGTAGTGTTCAAGAGATATCCCCTGACGATCATCAAGTTTCTCTTACTGATGGAACGAAACTGACATATGACTTGCTAGTGATTGCGCTCGGCAGTGAAACAGCTTACTTTGGTATTCCGGGTCTTCAAGAGCACAGCTTTATTCTAAAGTCAGTAGAAGATGCCAATCGTTTACGTGACCATGTCGAATCCTGTATTCGCAATTATAGCAAAACCCAAGATAAGCAATATGCAACGATTGTGGTAGGAGGGGGCGGCCTCACTGGGATTGAATTGATTGGCGAGTTCGCTGATTTAATGCC
Proteins encoded in this window:
- a CDS encoding DUF1641 domain-containing protein, translating into MAQAIIQQPPTQKASSNENQSTSSAISQEQIEVLNQLLKPEVQESLTVLVENLPKLAEMVPYLTKSYDVAQSIMTDRVLINDLVDGMQEFIKPLEGKIKEYASIAIEANDRAQANQETTIGLFGLLRMLKDPQMQKVFRFVQAYLDLKSEKQ